In Coccidioides posadasii str. Silveira chromosome 4, complete sequence, one genomic interval encodes:
- a CDS encoding uncharacterized protein (EggNog:ENOG41COG0111~COG:E), with translation MSSEQQPRKPKVLALSYPAYTNKAYLEDFTSKFELHVLKSTDRAGAIPEIAQLAASCGPFDAVMVRIGIMPFKPFDAELFGPLLPHLKIVAAAPAGFNAFDVDWMTKNNIWFCNTRNAISEATADMAMFLILATLKNTTVAERSAREGRWRDLVVNPSTDPRGLTLGIVGMGSIGKLLAKKALAFNLKIRYYSRKRLSLDIEEQYNASYCPTLDDLLSTSDIVSINCPLNDATTGLIGRREFAKMKDGAYFVNTARGEVVDEGALIEALESGKVKMAGLDVFEGEPTINEYFRTSEKCIIQPHLGGNTTGAWMLSELECLENIKACLTTGVPVAPVNWVERRS, from the exons ATGTCTTCAGAACAACAACCAAGGAAGCCAAAGGTCCTGGCGTTGAGCTATCCAGCCTACACCAACAAGGCCTATCTGGAAGACTTCACCTCCAAATTCGAACTCCAT GTCCTCAAATCTACGGACCGTGCCGGTGCGATTCCCGAGATCGCCCAACTGGCAGCCTCCTGCGGTCCGTTCGATGCGGTCATGGTCCGGATAGGAATCATGCCCTTTAAACCATTCGACGCCGAACTCTTCGGGCCCTTGCTCCCACATCTCAAAATCGTCGCTGCGGCACCTGCCGGATTCAACGCTTTCGACGTCGACTGGATGACCAAGAATAACATCTGGTTTTGTAATACACGCAATGCAATTTCAGAAGCCACCGCGGATATGGCCATGTTTCTCATCTTAGCGACATTGAAGAACACAACAGTGGCAGAACGATCGGCAAGGGAAGGCAGATGGAGGGATTTGGTTGTTAATCCGTCGACGGATCCGAGGGGTCTGACGCTGGGTATTGTGGGAATGGGGAGTATCGGAAAG CTCTTGGCCAAAAAGGCGTTGGCAttcaacctcaaaatcaGATATTACAGCCGGAAACGCCTGTCCCTGGACATTGAAGAGCAATATAATGCCTCATACTGCCCAACGCTGGACGATTTGCTTTCTACTTCCGACATCGTATCGATAAACTGCCCACTGAACGATGCGACGACAGGTCTCATAGGTCGAAGAGAATTTGCGAAAATGAAAGATGGTGCATACTTCGTCAACACGGCACGGGGTGAAGTGGTCGATGAAGGCGCACTGATCGAAGCTCTGGAGTCTGGAAAAGTGAAAATGGCAGGACTAGATGTGTTTGAGGGGGAGCCGACGATCAA TGAGTACTTCAGGACGAGTGAGAAATGTATCATTCAGCCCCACTTGGGAGGAAACACGACTGGAGCATGGATGCTTTCAGAACTGGAGTGCTTGGAAAACATCAAAGCTTGCTTGACCACCGGCGTTCCCGTCGCACCAGTGAATTGGGTGGAAAGGAGAAGCTGA
- the GPB1 gene encoding guanine nucleotide-binding protein subunit beta 1 (EggNog:ENOG410PI4N~COG:S~BUSCO:8107at33183) yields the protein MDSEQLQAKITAARREAEGLKDRIKRRKDELADTTLRQVAQNNTDPLPRIGMRPRRNLKGHLAKIYAMHWSTDRRHLVSASQDGKLIIWDAYTTNKVHAIPLRSSWVMTCAYAPSGNYVACGGLDNICSIYNLSSREGPTRVARELSGHSGYLSCCRFINDRRIITSSGDMTCMLWDIESGTKVTEFADHLGDVMSISINPTNNNIFVSGACDAFAKLWDTRVDKAVQTFSGHESDINAIQFFPDGNAFGTGSDDTSCRLFDIRADRELNIYQSDQVLCGITSVAFSVSGRLLFAGYDDFECKVWDVLRGDKVGSLSGHENRVSCLGVSNDGISLCTGSWDSLLKIWAW from the exons ATGGACAGCGAGCAATTGCAGGCGAAGATAACGGCTGCCAGACGCGAGGCAGAGGGTTTAAAAGATCGAATCAAGCGAAGGAAAGATGAATTGGCCGATACCACCC TTCGCCAAGTTGCGCAGAACAATACGGATCCGTTACCGCGGATTGGCATGCGCCCTCGACGAAATCTGAAAGGCCATCTCGCCAAAATCTACGCTATGCACTGGTCGACCGATCGCCGACACTTGGTCTCTGCTTCTCAAGATGGGAAGCTCATAATTTGGGATGCATACACGACAAACAAAGTTCACGCTATTCCCCTTCGCTCTTCCTGGGTTATGACCTGCGCCTACGCTCCCAGTGGAAATTACGTCGCATGCGGTGGTCTTGACAACATTTGCTCAATCTACAACCTTTCTTCGCGAGAAGGCCCCACCCGGGTCGCCAGGGAATTGTCCGGTCACTCAGGTTATCTATCATGTTGCAGATTCATCAACGACCGCCGAATCATCACCTCTTCCGGCGATATGACGTGTATGTTGTGGGATATTGAGTCGGGAACGAAAGTCACCGAATTTGCCGACCATCTTGGGGATGTCATGAGCATCAGCATTAATCCGACAAACAATAACATCTTCGTTTCCGGCGCATGCGATGCCTTCGCCAAGTTGTGGGATACCCGAGTTGACAAGGCCGTTCAAACCTTCTCCGGCCACGAATCCGATATTAACGCCATCCAATTTTTTCCGGACGGCAATGCATTCGGAACTGGCTCGGACGACACTTCTTGCCGATTGTTTGATATCCGGGCGGATCGCGAATTGAACATTTACCAG AGCGATCAAGTTCTCTGTGGAATCACATCTGTTGCTTTCTCGGTATCTGGACGACTTTTGTTCGCAGGTTATGATGATTTTGAATGCAAA GTCTGGGACGTTTTGCGAGGTGATAAGGTTGGCTCGTTGAGCGGCCACGAGAATCGCGTAAGCTGCTTGGGCGTGAGCAATGATGGAATAAGTTTATGCACAGGATCTTGGGATTCCCTT CTCAAAATCTGGGCTTGGTAA